The following coding sequences are from one Nitrospinota bacterium window:
- a CDS encoding PAS domain S-box protein yields MGRIIIILTLFLMVAFAAGYLYINVLRFRQIENSDQERNARNSGISLLTESLGLMEQSFNPAHDILFYGMLLKSGGLPRARAESYINVELLAAEQARNALLRFLNEKGGGLPPGFRQEVDAEAAAYEAAMARVLNTVRGGPHGTKAANIETMLDELSSLRRRHDELGGRINAEIRRLKADFDRYAEADSRARNSVRSKATRGVILLETLVFLMGLMELAAAGRAAIVSRALGEERGKYKKLMEQAGDTVIITDADTGLVVEINRKGEELLGMRRGEIVGQPHAALFPDAERERYAAMFAETVARGGPDETGQSPKSIILRRGDGVEIPVDLRCSVIAVEGRRLVQGIYRDMTAQRAHEKLMKEQAEAQMELVRQTVEALEDARDERRKAEEANRLKSEFVANMSHELRTPLTSVLGYSRIARERMDEVMGALKTIHHRAAPGGERSVTVALPPDEMEEMSSRAEQAAAEISMFNEVVVGQGERLLQLVNDLLDMSSLEAGQLKLQEHISSARMILHSVSNRLAAAAGDKKIRLTTNIDELRDADIFFLGDTSRIEQVLYNLIQNAIKYSAGGEVRATAAAANGHLLFRVRDEGIGIPAKDREAIFDAFRQLDGGSTRAQGGVGLGLTLSRKLITAMGGTINVESAEGRGSEFTVTLPYRPVEN; encoded by the coding sequence GCCGGATCATCATCATCTTAACCCTGTTCCTGATGGTGGCGTTCGCCGCCGGGTACCTTTACATCAATGTGCTCCGCTTCCGGCAGATCGAGAATAGCGACCAAGAGCGCAATGCGCGGAACAGCGGAATCTCCCTCCTCACCGAATCGTTGGGGCTGATGGAACAGAGCTTCAATCCCGCGCACGACATCCTGTTCTACGGCATGTTGCTCAAAAGCGGGGGACTCCCGCGCGCGCGGGCGGAAAGTTATATCAACGTTGAATTGCTTGCGGCGGAACAGGCGCGAAACGCGTTGCTGCGGTTTTTAAATGAAAAAGGGGGCGGACTCCCTCCCGGTTTCCGCCAGGAGGTTGACGCCGAGGCCGCCGCGTATGAAGCCGCCATGGCGCGGGTGCTGAATACGGTGCGCGGCGGGCCGCACGGCACAAAAGCGGCCAACATCGAAACAATGCTTGATGAACTTTCCTCCCTGCGGCGCCGCCATGATGAGCTGGGAGGGCGGATAAACGCGGAAATACGCCGCCTCAAGGCCGATTTCGACCGTTACGCCGAAGCGGATTCCCGCGCGCGGAATAGCGTGCGGAGCAAGGCGACAAGGGGCGTAATATTGCTGGAGACGCTGGTTTTTCTGATGGGGCTGATGGAGTTGGCCGCCGCGGGACGGGCCGCGATAGTCAGCCGCGCGCTGGGCGAGGAGCGCGGAAAATACAAAAAACTGATGGAGCAGGCGGGGGACACGGTCATCATCACCGACGCCGATACCGGGCTGGTGGTGGAGATCAACCGCAAGGGGGAAGAACTGCTCGGTATGCGGCGCGGGGAAATCGTGGGACAACCCCATGCCGCGCTCTTTCCCGATGCCGAACGGGAGCGGTATGCGGCCATGTTCGCCGAAACGGTGGCGCGCGGCGGGCCGGATGAAACCGGCCAGAGCCCGAAAAGCATCATCCTCCGGCGCGGGGATGGCGTTGAGATTCCGGTGGACCTTCGCTGCTCCGTGATAGCGGTGGAAGGCCGCCGCCTGGTGCAGGGGATATACCGCGACATGACGGCGCAACGGGCGCATGAAAAACTGATGAAGGAACAGGCCGAGGCGCAGATGGAACTGGTGCGGCAGACGGTGGAGGCGCTGGAGGATGCGCGGGATGAACGCAGGAAGGCGGAAGAGGCGAACCGGCTGAAATCGGAATTTGTGGCGAACATGTCGCACGAGCTGCGTACGCCGCTCACCTCCGTGCTGGGATATTCCCGCATCGCCAGGGAACGGATGGATGAGGTGATGGGCGCGCTGAAAACCATCCATCACCGCGCCGCGCCGGGCGGCGAGCGGAGCGTGACGGTGGCTCTGCCGCCGGACGAGATGGAGGAAATGTCGAGCCGCGCGGAACAGGCCGCCGCGGAAATCAGCATGTTCAACGAGGTGGTGGTGGGGCAGGGGGAACGCCTGCTCCAGCTCGTCAACGACCTGTTGGATATGAGCTCGCTGGAGGCGGGCCAGTTGAAATTGCAGGAACACATCTCGTCCGCGCGGATGATCCTCCATTCCGTCTCCAACCGGCTGGCCGCGGCCGCCGGCGATAAAAAAATCCGGCTGACGACCAATATCGACGAACTGCGGGACGCGGACATTTTTTTCCTCGGCGATACGTCACGGATTGAACAGGTGCTGTACAACCTCATTCAAAACGCCATCAAATACAGCGCCGGCGGCGAGGTGCGCGCCACCGCGGCGGCGGCGAACGGGCATTTGCTCTTCCGCGTGAGGGACGAGGGGATCGGGATACCGGCGAAGGACCGCGAAGCGATATTCGACGCCTTCCGCCAGCTCGACGGCGGCAGCACCCGCGCGCAGGGAGGGGTGGGGCTGGGGCTGACGCTCTCCCGAAAGCTGATAACGGCGATGGGGGGAACCATCAACGTGGAGTCGGCGGAGGGGCGGGGGTCGGAGTTCACCGTCACACTCCCCTATCGCCCGGTGGAAAACTGA